Proteins encoded together in one Porites lutea chromosome 2, jaPorLute2.1, whole genome shotgun sequence window:
- the LOC140926845 gene encoding trace amine-associated receptor 1-like, translated as MASREPGHYWWTTAEKSVLAATLGIVIVFGICGNVLVIVAIVRFKRLRRSVNSYLILNLAIADFLTAFLLMPYHLATVLDLSIISGNGMLCKIGGILSYPFYICSTVTLVMLAIERHIAVSDPLRYLSRVTIRTILIMICFAWSQAIFFSLLFLILGNIKFSVVSLDCGVAWEGTPLWLSVVAVIMNIALPFILLLIMSLRVMVIARRHKMRIATQTSCVTRKQRKKSVFSGMEVKATVTILVVIFVFLILWIPFLITRGLLVFNRTEIQPIVTTSFVWLLHLNSVVNVVIYSLRRSDYRRAFVAVLHCRSLSRSNDWQHSMTVRTHNQSVTVRNSDAESVSDLNSPKTLAFTTPNVAGKNINDVGV; from the exons ATGGCTTCACGAGAGCCTGGACATTATTGGTGGACCACAGCAGAAAAATCAGTTTTGGCGGCGACGCTTGGGATTGTCATCGTCTTCGGAATCTGTGGAAATGTCCTTGTAATAGTCGCAATCGTTCGATTCAAACGTCTTCGGCGATCCGTGAACAGCTACTTGATCTTAAATCTGGCGATTGCCGACTTTTTGACAGCATTCCTTCTTATGCCTTATCACTTAGCTACCGTGTTGGACCTTAGCATCATTTCTGGAAATGGCATGCTTTGCAAAATCGGTGGAATATTGTCGTATCCGTTCTACATATGTTCGACTGTGACCCTTGTCATGCTTGCTATTGAAAGACACATCGCCGTTAGTGATCCCCTACGGTATTTAAGTCGCGTTACAATTCGGACTATACTTATCATGATATGCTTCGCTTGGTCTCAGGCTATATTCTTCAGTctactgtttttaattttgggcAATATCAAGTTTTCTGTCGTAAGCTTGGATTGTGGAGTGGCCTGGGAAGGCACACCGCTTTGGCTCAGTGTGGTTGCAGTGATTATGAACATCGCTTTACCATTTATTCTTCTGTTGATTATGAGCTTGCGAGTAATGGTTATAGCCAGGAGACATAAAATGAGAATAGCGACACAAACATCTTGTGTTACCcggaagcaaagaaaaaagagcGTCTTTTCAG GTATGGAAGTTAAAGCAACTGTCACCATATTGgtggtaatttttgtttttttaatccTCTGGATTCCGTTCCTAATCACACGTGGACTCCTCGTATTTAACCGGACTGAAATTCAGCCCATAGTTACTACATCATTTGTATGGCTTCTTCATTTGAACTCAGTGGTGAACGTTGTTATCTACTCACTGCGCAGGTCCGATTACAGGAGAGCATTTGTGGCTGTGCTTCACTGCAGGTCATTATCACGATCAAATGATTGGCAACATTCAATGACTGTCAGGACACATAATCAAAGTGTAACTGTTCGAAATTCTGACGCTGAAAGTGTATCTGACCTGAACAGTCCTAAAACCCTTGCTTTCACGACACCAaatgttgctgggaaaaatatAAACGATGTTGGAGTTTAG